A single Phycisphaerales bacterium DNA region contains:
- the hemW gene encoding radical SAM family heme chaperone HemW, with translation MECSSQQLGSGCQQQSMTVGGMLLSVDQAPSIAAFLNEADVATAKASSLYVHIPFCFHRCHYCDFYSVVDTHRQHGDFVDRMLEELAFSAERLALPLKTVFVGGGTPTLLEPRLWKRLGAALGQLVDDDTEFTVEANPETVERPLLEVLVASGVNRISIGAQSFDEHLLKALERHHEPANVGRAVRLARQAGIKRVSLDLIFAIPGQSMQMLEADLDQALALEPEHLSCYALTYEPKTPLFQRRSRGLVEQVDEDLEAAMFELVQQRLAEAGYEQYEISNYARGAAEQCRHNLVYWQGRHYWPVGPGAAGNLGQLRWRNAPALPAYLAGQQWPAVVDVERLDRKGRIGEQLMLGLRLNAGLSAQQVASLLADDPIGQQRVTVIDDFCERGLLERDAIGLRLTEQGRMLGDGIMAALL, from the coding sequence AGCAACAGTCGATGACTGTGGGTGGAATGCTGCTCTCGGTTGACCAGGCGCCCAGTATTGCCGCGTTTCTCAATGAAGCAGATGTGGCCACTGCGAAGGCATCAAGCCTCTACGTGCACATTCCATTTTGCTTTCATCGCTGCCACTACTGCGACTTCTATTCGGTGGTCGATACCCATCGCCAGCATGGCGATTTTGTCGATCGAATGCTCGAAGAGCTGGCGTTCAGCGCTGAACGCTTGGCGCTGCCACTGAAGACGGTGTTCGTGGGTGGGGGCACGCCCACGTTGTTAGAGCCACGCTTATGGAAACGCTTAGGTGCGGCACTTGGCCAACTGGTCGATGATGACACCGAGTTTACGGTTGAGGCGAATCCAGAAACGGTCGAGCGGCCGCTGCTGGAGGTCTTGGTCGCCAGCGGTGTGAATCGCATCAGCATCGGCGCTCAGTCGTTTGATGAGCATTTGCTCAAAGCACTTGAGCGGCATCATGAGCCCGCCAATGTGGGGCGGGCGGTTCGGCTGGCTCGCCAAGCGGGCATCAAGCGGGTGAGCTTGGATTTAATCTTTGCTATTCCCGGTCAATCAATGCAAATGCTTGAGGCTGATCTTGATCAGGCCTTGGCTTTAGAGCCCGAGCATTTGAGCTGTTACGCGCTCACGTATGAACCCAAGACGCCGCTGTTTCAACGGCGCTCGCGGGGGCTGGTTGAACAAGTCGATGAAGATCTTGAAGCGGCGATGTTTGAACTTGTGCAGCAGCGCTTGGCTGAGGCGGGTTATGAACAGTACGAAATCAGTAACTACGCGCGGGGAGCCGCTGAGCAATGTCGGCACAATCTGGTCTATTGGCAGGGGCGCCATTACTGGCCGGTTGGGCCAGGGGCGGCAGGCAATTTGGGTCAATTGCGTTGGCGCAATGCCCCGGCGCTGCCTGCTTACTTAGCAGGTCAGCAGTGGCCGGCCGTGGTTGATGTGGAAAGGCTCGATCGCAAGGGTCGCATTGGTGAGCAGTTGATGTTGGGCTTGCGGCTCAATGCTGGCTTGTCGGCTCAACAGGTGGCATCACTGCTGGCAGATGATCCCATCGGGCAGCAGCGCGTGACCGTCATTGATGATTTCTGTGAGCGGGGTTTGCTTGAACGAGATGCCATCGGATTGCGTTTAACGGAGCAAGGGCGGATGTTGGGCGATGGCATCATGGCGGCGCTGCTTTAG